A part of Amblyraja radiata isolate CabotCenter1 chromosome 23, sAmbRad1.1.pri, whole genome shotgun sequence genomic DNA contains:
- the LOC116986101 gene encoding cytochrome c1, heme protein, mitochondrial, producing MLGRIGVQSDRDCVCPCSTLRPSCLVLQVRMSFANLSRGKKMALSTLGMLAAGGGTLALALHRSVYADLEMHSPSYPWSHSGFLSALDHASVRRGYQVYKQVCAACHNMEYLAFRNLIGVTHTEEEAKALAEEVEVLDGPDETGEMFTRPGKLSDYFPRPYPNSEAARAVNNGSLPPDLSYIANARHGGEDYIFTLLTGYCDPPAGMTPTEGLYYNPYFPGGAIAMAPPIYDEAVEFEDGTPASMSQIAKDVCTFLRWSAEPEHDQRKRMGLKVLLFAALLFPPLYYMKKHRWSVIKSRKIAYRPPQ from the exons ATGCTGGGAAGGATAGGGGTGCAGAGTGACAGGGATTGTGTGTGTCCTTGCTCCACTCTACGGCCATCATGCCTTGTCTTGCAGGTCAGGATGTCCTTTGCCAACTTGTCTCGTGGCAAGAAGATGGCGCTGTCCACGTTGGGGATGCTGGCGGCCGGAGGCGGCACGCTGGCCCTTGCCCTTCACCGCTCGGTGTACGCAGATCTGGAGATGCACTCGCCAAGCTACCCCTGGAGTCATAGCGGCTTCCTGTCTGCTCTCGACCATGCCAG TGTTCGCCGTGGCTACCAGGTGTACAAGCAGGTGTGTGCAGCCTGTCACAACATGGAATACCTGGCCTTCCGGAACCTGATCGGAGTGACTCACACAGAGGAGGAGGCCAAGGCACTGGCTGAGGAG GTTGAAGTGTTGGATGGACCAGACGAGACCGGAGAGATGTTCACTCGCCCGGGCAAGCTCTCCGACTACTTCCCCCGGCCCTACCCCAACTCTGAGGCAGCCAGGGCGGTGAACAACGGGTCTCTGCCACCAGACCTCAGCTACATCGCCAATGCCAG ACACGGTGGGGAGGATTACATCTTCACACTGCTCACTGGTTACTGCGACCCCCCGGCGGGCATGACTCCCACTGAGGGTCTCTACTACAACCCCTACTTCCCCGGGGGGGCCATCGCAATGGCCCCTCCCATCTACGATGAGGCCGTTGAGTTTGAGGACG GTACCCCGGCCTCGATGAGCCAGATCGCCAAGGACGTCTGCACCTTCCTGCGCTGGAGCGCGGAGCCAGAACACGACCAGCGCAAGCGCATGGGGCTGAAG GTCCTGTTGTTTGCAGCCCTGCTTTTCCCACCGCTCTACTACATGAAGAAGCATCGATGGTCGGTGATAAAGAGCAGGAAGATCGCCTACAGACCACCTCAATAA